TGTcatgtataacaatgtacgtTCCAGAAAGGATTGCAGTGGAGGGCAAGGTGCTGCAGCGTGCCGAGTGTCGACCTGTTGCTGATGacacctacaataaactcaagAGGTGAGAACATTAGAAGCGATGCCATCAGTCAGATTTTGTCTGAGTTATAAGCCCGAGAGATCATGGTATGGTTGTGAATATTTATGGCTCAGATATTACATGTACTTTTGACAAACTTTTTCGATTTCCAATTTCTGTAAAATTTCTGGTACTGGAAAATTTCTTGATTCTGATCAGTCAAAATATTAGTAAAATCAAATACCATATGTTGTGTTATGTGGGGCTACATTGGGATGCCTATCATGTACATATCAGCGATGCCCATTGGTTGAAACAGCCAGTCCCATCATTTATGACCAACTTATGCTAGTGAATGACAAGCTGAAGAATGACTTTTGCCCTTCTCAGGGTCATTTTATGACTGAGTTCCCTCCATGCACTAATAGGCCTAGTTAAAAGAACTTGTGGCACTATATTTGCATAATGATTCATGAATTTTTCCCCACTCATATATATTGcacattctgtttaaaagtcATCGAAGTTGATATACAATATGCTTTAACACAGATATATACTGGGTACCAGGTATATATTTCAATACTAGacatgaaaaaataacaaaaatattttaagtcaCCTGCACATTCTAATTGTTTGTGGTTTGTTTACATATGCCTTCCACAATAGTGTTACAGATCTTCTGGCAGATAACAGATATGGGCGAGTGGTGACAAGTGTAGTTTAATGTCACTCTAATAGAAGTCAGCAATTGTATATTCTGTTTGGTTTTGTTCCATATGAAGACGTCACTGGGAGATGCAGAACAAACCCAAGCGGGAGGTGATCCAGCTGAGTGGAGTTGTCCAGTCCTACAAACCGAGGAGTGCCTTTGCCATGCTGGTAGGTCTTGCTGTGCCTACATCATTCTAGAAGCTCAATCTGTGCCTTTGGCATGATGGTACGTCTTGCTGTGCCTACACCGTTCTAGAAGGTCAATCAATGCCGTTGCCATGCTGGTAGGTCTTACTGTGCCTACACCATTCTAGGTCAATCTGTGCCGTTGCCATGCTGGTAGGTCTTCCTGTGTGTACACCATTCTAGAAGGTCAGTCTGTGCCTTTGCCATGCTGGTAGGTCTTACTGTGCCTACACCATTCTAGAAGGTCAATCTGTGCCGTTGCCGTGCTGGTAGGTCTTACTGTGCCTACACCATTCTAGAAGGTCAATCTGTGCCTTTGCCATGCTGGTAGGTCTTACTGTGCCTACACCATTCTAGGTCAATCTGTGCCGTTGCCATGCTGGCAGGTCTTCCTGTGTGTACACCATTCTAGAAGGTCAATCTGTGCCTTTGCCATGCTTGTAGGTCTTACTGTGCCTACACCATTCTAGAAGGTCAATCTGTGCCGTTGCTGTGCTGGTAGGTCTTACTGTGTCTACACCATTCTAGAAGGTCAATCTGTGCCTTTGCCATGCTGGTAGGTCTTACTGTGCCTACACCATTCTAGAAGCTCAATCAATGCCTTTGCCGTGCTGGTAGGTATTGCTGTGTGTACACCATTCTAGAAGGTCAATCAATGCCTTTGCCATGCTTGTAGGTCTTGCTGTGTCTACACCATTCTAGAAGGTCAATCAATGCCTTTGCCATGCTGGTAGGTCTTACTGTGTCTACACCATTCTAGAAGCTCAATCAATGCCTTTGCCATGCTGGTAGGTCTTGCTGTGTCTACACCATTCTAGAAGCTCAATCAATGCCTTTGCCATGCTGGCAGGTCTTACTGTGCCTACAATATTCTAGTGACCTGTGAAGaaagttagaattggttttcatgaacccatcagattcgctgacttggttgacacttgtcattggttcccagttgcacagatctatgctcagggtgttgatcactggatcatttTGTCCAGACTcagatatttacagactaccatcatattgctggaatattgctgagtgcggcatagaactgaactcacttactcatttatcaacccatgcttgtcgtaagaggcaactaaagagATCAGATGGTcatctcactgacttggtttactCATATTATCTTATCCCAATTGcattgatcaatgctcataaaGTTGACAACCtcattgtctggaccagatttgattattcagACTGCTAGCCAGAACGATCactgaattttaaaaaatagaatGGTTTTATGAATTCAATTTTGCATTTCTGTAAGTGGGGAAAATGTTTTCAAGGTATGAACAATGGAATTTCTATATGGCCTCCAGGAAACCACCTTtgatttacatgaaaaaaactTAAAAACCTGAAGGCTGATCGCTAGGATGTGTATTGGTCACCATTGGGGATTTGAGGCATATTGGTCGGGCATCAACTATGATAGCCAATGCACGAACATTATCGAAAGGTTTCTTTGTATATGTCACTGACAAGCTGTCTTGTATCAATAGGATGGGGAGAAACGGAAGAAGGAGGAAAGCAAGAGGTCAAGGTTAGACCGTGAGAAGGTGCAGGACATGCTGTTCAATGCCTTCGAGAAACATCAGTACTACAATGTCAAGGACCTGGTCAAGATCACCAACCAGCCTGTGGTAGGTCACATCTTGGGAGAACatcatctctgaacacatccaTTTGTGATATCCTTTCCAAGATCCTTAAGTCATATTCCTTGATCTCATCCCCTTGTCATATCCTTGTCTCATTACTGAGTCACATCTCTGTTACACTCCCTTGTTACAACCATTAGTCACATTCCTTTGTAACATCTCTGTGTCATATCCCATGGTAACATCCCCATGTCATATCCTTGACCACATCCTCTTGTCATATCCCTTGGTTCTAATATCTCTTGACATATCCTTTGGTTGCATCTTGACATAGCCTTTGGTCACAATCCCTTGTCATATCCCTTGGTAGTATCCCCTTGTCATATCCCTTGTTCACAACTCTTGGTCACATCAATCACATTTCTGGCCAGATCCCCTGGTCACATTTTCTTCCATCTGTTCTGTCATTCTATTTCCAAATTTTATTGCTGTTTGTTCATTAAATTTCCTTTCAAGATCTTACCAAGTACAGTCTTGTTTGATTCTGTAAGTATTCATTGTGTCATTTCAGCCATACCTGAAGGAGATCCTGAAGGAGATCTGCACGTACAACATGAAGGCCCCACATCGCAACATGTGGGAGCTCAAACCAGAGTACCGCCATTACAAGGAACAGAACGACTCCTAGCACCAGCTCCAGGACATTGTCTGTGATTATTATGTGACCCTTGGATATCAAGGGGAAAATAGGCACAGCGCCAGACTCATTCCATAGGTACACTAGGAGGTGCTGTCTCTGGTCAGACTTGTCTAGTGTGTACTGCAGAGGGGTGCCTTCTGTCCATGACAGTACTTACTGGTGCTGTCCCTAACCATGTGTGTCAGACGAGTACATCGGGATGCCATCTCTTGTCCCATAGGTACATGACAGGATTGCCATCCCTGTCTATGCTTTATTTATGACTGCATTCAGTGTCAGAATAATTGCCCAACACTTATGTGAAATCTAGCTCTGTTTGTGGTTATGATGCAGATGCCCCAGTGGTGCAGGTGTCAGACTTCagggagttgtgtcccttacacATGGGTTTGAATCTCACAAATCTCAAATCTCAATCTCAAAACATGGGCAGAGATGGTAGGTCTGTATGAGCCCAACTGGTTGCAACATGCGAGTTAAACATGGCAGCAGGAAGCATATTGTGCCAAATAGTTCAATCAAATCAAACAGAATCATGTCACATGTAGTCACATACCAAtccatattgatattttttaaaactctTCAGACTCTTTTTCATGaacaaatgaaataattttgagTTCATCTAAAAACACAGAAGAAGTGATTTTTCATCTTGATGATGTGGTAATATAATGCAACTCGCACAGGGTTTCATTCTTGAGTCTGACAGGAACCTATCTCGGTGGGTTCAAATCCAgaaagcccatatctggtgtcacccgcTATGATATTGCAACAATATTGCTAATTGCGACATAAAAtcatactccctcactcactcaaagccaGAACATTCCCAGGATCGTCAGCCATAACCTCATACTGGTGGTTGTAGCCAAGGTGTAAGCAGCACAGTATGTGTTTTTGAAAAGATGATATGACTTTTGGGTGAGGCTGTTTGGTTTTAACTGAGTAATACAAGGACTTTTGAACTGTGGACCACCATGATGCATTTGGGGCAGTCGGGTAGCTGAGTGTGTGAAAGGTGTctctgatgtgatattgctggaataatactAACAATCTGAGACGTCACTCTCTTCAGGCAGAGGGCATTGTTTTGCCCTTATCTTAATTAATGATTAGCACTGCTTTAAAATGGTACCTGTCCTTTTGACTTAAACACTAGATCTTTAAATATTTAGaacatattttatgatttaCTAAACTGCAAATGCAATCATCTTGATTCAAGGGCAGATATCTCTGCTTGTATACAGATATAAAAAGGAGATATCctgaaaacatttcaactatTGTCAGTTTTTGTTTTGAGCTTGAACTGATTAATGAGCGAAATCTTTCAATCATCACTGCTCTGTGGAACCGTTACCATGGTGCCAAACTGATTATTGTGTGATAATTTCAAATGtcaatgaaaatgttttactgGAAATTCCTGtatgtgttccacaggagagaTTTTGTACGTTTATCATCATGATTTTAgaaaaatgatttcataaaatatgtgtTGGGGTTCATCTGATTCTGAGATTTcgtttttcagttttaatgggCAAATTAAAACATCCTGAATTGATGCTGTTACTTTCACTTTTTGCTCACATTTATGTTGCCAGAAGAATGTTTTTGTTGGATCACTTCCAGTTAGCTTGGGATCCTTTTTGAAACTGTTTGCAGTTAAAGCGTTTATTAGTCATGCGATGACCCAGTTTCGATTCCGCATATAGCTGCATGATATGAAGTCCATCTCTGGTGATCCTATGTTGTCATATTGCTGGGAAATTGCTAAAAGCcgcaaaaaacatatttcagagaTTTCCGTTACTCCTTTGACGTTCAAGTACATAGGAATAGTAACCCAGATAGCAAACAGCAATAGGCGCATGAAGTTTTGCATCCAAATGGTTAATAGCTCAGCATCGGCCAGTTGAAGGAAGATCAACTGGAGTTACTATCATCTCAGCAGACTTACACTGGCTTGACCATCACTATATGTAATATAAAATTATAATTGGACGTTCAGTATATTTACCtttcatattcatatatttcatattggaaTTTATTATTTTCCTCCCAAATAAATGCTCAAATTAAATACCAATTAGTTTACaaatagaaataaatatttaggagaaaaatgttttacacttttttcATAAGTTTCTTTGTCATCTGACTTTGGCTTAGGTTacagggcccgcttgcacagagcaatcttgtaggggcctaagattgattgcaACTACGAtcattttgtgcaagtgggcccaggtctTAACCTTCAAAGGCTGATGTTCTGTAAAGCGGTTCGCCTCCACAACTCATTGTGTGTAGTATCTTATCTGTCATACAAATGATGCCAAACATTTCTCGAAGTGATGCCCGAACACATAATACTAAACATTTCCAAAGATATGGCTCTTGCATAAAGGTTATGAAGAGAAAATTATGCACAAAAACAATGATGGAGTTATGTTTAAAATGCGGTAATAGTGATGGAAGGCATTCAAGAACAAAAAAGCCTGAAGTAATATTAATACATCTCCAGTACGAAACCATCcataatcaaacaaacaaaaaggaaTGAAATAAACTCTTAATAATTAAGGTCAATCGGTGTCAGTGGTATGTAAACTAGTGTCCCAAAGAAACGATACCAACTTTTTTCAAATTAGTTTATTACTAAgtgatttgtttttgtgtaCAAAAACGTGCCAATCCGTATTGCATATCCCAAACAAAGCGTATTTGATGGAAAATATCGGGACCACTTTACCACTTCCGTGGAAAACAAATTTCATGAAAGTGACGTTTCTCGCTCTAGCATGTTCTGCGCGTGCATAAAAACTGTATAACGGATGGATCTACCCGTTGATATCACAGCAGCAAAAAGAACACAAGACATGTCATGTTTGACAGcaagagagtgagagagagagagagagagagagagagagagagagagagcgttgGAATGATCCAACAAGGAGTGACACACGTCGACGTCGCCAGAAGGTTGGGCATCACCATCACCAGACCGCTCCTTACGCCTCGACATCGGCACGACAGATTGATGTGTGCCAGGCGAGTCCGACGCTGGCAACGTCGTAACTGGGCACGTGTTGTGCTCtcggatgaaagcagattcCTCATCTTCAGAAACGGTGGACGGCAGCATGTTTACCGAAGCGTTGGTGAACGTTTGGCGCCTAACTGTGTTCATCAAGTCCGGCCGTTTGGAGGTGGAGGGTTAATGGTTTGGGGTGGCATATGTGGTGACGTCAAGACAAGGCTTGTCGTAATTCGAGGAAATCTGAATGCGCAACATTATTGTGATGACATCTTACGACCTGTTGTGGTGCCCTTTTCTTCAGTAGCAACCTCGTGGAATCattttccaacaggacaatgcaagGCCACACACAGCAAGGTTGACACAGGACTTCCTTAAGAACGCCAACATACAGGTTTTGCCATGGCCCGCATGTTCACCGGACATGAATCCCATCGAAAGCTTATGGGACAAAATCAGACGTGGCCCTGTGCCCCCAGTCAACGTTCAGGACTTGGAACGATATCTTCTTGAGGAATGGAAACGCATCACTCCCAACATCATCagacgtttgacgtcatcaAGTCTGCAGGGATGTTCTGGTGTGTATTGAGGCTGACGGTGGACATACCCGCTACTGACTTAACTTTGAGACGTTTCagttgacatttcatattgtttcTCTGATCAGTGCTCTAAGGAAATGTTCCTTTTTCGACCCCACCCATCTTTAAAGTCTTGTCAAATTCAGTGTTCAAATGTGACTGAAATGAATTCTTTTACAGATATTGAGAAATGATTTATCAAAAGAATAACACCAATCTTAACCTATAAACAGgtggtatcgtttcttttggacaCTAGCTTACAACAAATATTAAGAGAGCGAGGCATTTCTGAAAATCTCAAAATCATTCTTTTATGCAGCACATCGTCTGCAGGTTTCCTTCTCACAGATTCAGTTACCGAAGTGGTAAACACAAAATGTGTCCGAAAAACCcatttgtaatatattttcataatggCATAAACAGTACCCTGTTCACATGTAACTCTGAACGTGTGAGTGGAAATTGTGAGAATCAGTAAACTAAGACGTGTCAACAGCGGTAAACGCATACAAATGAGGTATGACAATACTATGAAGAAACTATGTTTCAGTACATTCACAACATCTGAAATAGTTTTTAAGATGATTCTGAGCACGCAGAAGAACACCTTGTAATTCAGTACTATCGTGTTAGTAAGAAATGGAAGCTGTGACACCCCATTAAAACTGCCCATTAAATATAGGTATATGTACTCGTTTAGTTTACAAACTACATAGCTACCATTTCCACAATGTGCAGATTACACGATAGATGTATGCACATTATTGAATTTCAAGTTTAGAGGACAATTCAATTTCTTTCAGGAGCATGTTGGCGTGGTGAACAACGGGGACAGCCCAGTTTATGAACAACTTCCTCACATGTAGTACCTTACAAAGACCGAGTATTAATACATGTTGTTATAGACATCGCCGACTTCAAGCAACATCGTCAACGACCCATCCACATACACGCAACTCATTAAAGAGCCCCCTAAACGACTCCAAAAGGGACAAAGGGCCCTGCTGAAAGACTTCCAAATATGTAATGAAAGCTCACTGTCTCACATCCTAAGCCGCCCTACGCCAGAGTCACCATCAGGGTCCCACGAATTAAGATCCGATCAAAGTCCGCCTCCTGGTATGCTCAAGAAGTACGTCCATTACAATACTGCCCAGTGCCTTGCCTTCCTCCTAGTCCTCCTTGGGAATCTGTTCCTTCATCGGAGACTCCACTGATGATCAGCGCCATGTAAAGCCAAGCCGCCTTATCTCCTACATCGAGCGTTCCCACGGAAGATGTCTTCATCAGAACGAGAAACCCACCTCTCCATCCGAGTCATCAATTCCTACGTCAGCTCAACCTTCTTCGCCTGGCAAGACAAGATACTTCAACAAAACCACGCGCTCCCTTTggtacacacacgcgcgcacacacgcacaccacCCATACTCGCCGTCATCGGGGAgatctatacatatggaaattaattaagcaacaccaaattcaaagacacataaaaacttaacaaagtttaacgaagtaattttgatgattgattattcaattttgatgtattgacatacagcatgagcttttcatgggttgatatgacgcgcgtgaagcttgcacagcgcacgtgcattgctttaacctcaactttcgaaaaatgcactttttccctggggtgtttacaagcgcaggttgtcgattgcattcggtttttcattcatttcaatgtcatggcacgtaggaaattatcagaggccactcgttggcaaataatcggcatgaggaatgctggtatgtctctaagacaaatcgggactcaaatcggacgacatcattccataatttcaaaacttttgaaaaaataccgggccactaatgaagttaaagacctgcctagaccaggaagacccaggaagaccacagtccgggaggacagagctttactgagacttgtacggcgcaggtccttcgactcgagctctcggttgagacaggagtggcttccagggagacccatctcgaacaggactgttcggaatcgtctgaaagctgcaggataccgggcaaggaggccaatcaagcgacccagactgtctccagcccataaggcagcccgactggcctggtgtaatgaccgtttgcactggaacattgcctcttggaggaaggtccatttctcagatgagagccggttcttgctgcacatggtggacggtcgtactcgggtctggaggcagaggaacacagcaatggctccacggaacatccaggagactgtggcctttgggggaggttccgttatggtatgggggtgcatttccatgaactgcaagttggatatcattaccatccgtggcaaccttaacggtgttcgttaccaacaggaggttcttgacagggctgtggtacctcattttgagaaccatcctctggcaacgagacccatatttatggacgacaatgctagacctcacagggcgcatgctgtaaatgattttttgcggcaaaatgcaattgacagaattccatggcctgccatgagccctgacctcaaccccattgaacatttgtgggactttattggccgtcgtgtgaggcagagagacccaccagtccataatctcaacgaattgacggctgccctgcatgaggagtggaacaggatcccccagaatcagatccggagactcatccaaggaatgaggaggcgtctggaatcggtggtgcgtgcgcagggaggacacactagatattgatgaaagtcggtgtgcagactctcagatgactgttctttctttccatgtgacatttgtgttaatacacctgacaacaacgtctgtggatgaatagtaaattgtgtccattttttcatgaatttaagacagttttaagaatttggatttcgttgcaataaagcaaagtcttgatactttttccctttaagttgtttgtcagagatcgtctgttgaataaaaaagtgtcaaactatatcaacccggcatattttgattgtcagaacacttcaaagttgctccaatagaaaaaattggggtgttgcttgattaatttccaggtgtatatatggCGGACAGAGCCCTCGAGACATCAGTCTCCGGCCATCCGGTCATGTGTTGATACAGAAAGGTTGACGATGCGTTTGTAATTCTAAACCCTGGTGATGACCCCAATGTCATCATCCATCTCAATGACTTTGCAAACATCTCCGTATGCGGCTCACGACGGAGGAAACGAACATCCCCCTGAAGTCAAGAGAGGAGAGGAAGAATAATAAATATCCTAGCCCGGTGCAGACTCGACGACACCACCGCGCGGATGGAAGTCTCCCAAATCAGGGGCGACAAATGACCTTCTTGGTCGAATCCCCACTTCACGCAATCGATTAtcattcatctgatgaaggagcaagcatacactctgaaacgttgtgttattcTTTATACAGAAATCCagttctaaatgcccttcagaCATTTGAAGCACCAAATTTAGTTCGGTTCCTCAGTGAGTTAGTGCAGTCAACAGGTAAACTAGCTTTAGGTAATGGCTCAGTAAGATGGACGGCATCTGGACCAAACGAGAAGAGGAACCTGTTGAATGTGTTTGAGAAAGGGTTAAGTAAGTATGTGACGTTGACAATGCTACAACAGACGGACTGTAacaaaaacaatctaaaaaGGGTTTGTATTGTGAAGATCTGCCGCAAGGCTTCAATATCATAATCATTGCAATAACGTGTTTCAACGTTAGAGTTTGTTGTTAGTGACGTATCGGATCATTCGCCTGAAGAGGTCGTTGTCGGCACATGTACTACAGATGAACCCTAAACAAAGTGATCATACAGAATCGTACACGTTACCGTAAACAGGAATACTCTACAGCAGAGATAGGTCACTCGATTGCTCTTTTTACCacttgtactaattaacgtgtgcctcgtcatgctccaacgcacacagtgccTTCGCacgttcccagtgcaacttcagttgtgtttaacgaagaagaagacgaagaagaaATGTTTATTAACGTCTCGCTTATATACAAATAAAATTCATTATAACATATAAAATTTGACAAAACAAAATTGTATACGACCAGTCGTACAACGATTTatgagacacacacacacaaaaaggctacaataaatgttaaaatgcatatatacaaaacaatacaatacaatacaatacaatatgaaaaggtAAATTAAAGTTATTTGTATGAAATACTTTAACTTGCTTGAGTAAGGCTGAACAAAAGTAAAACAGCAAATGTGTATTAAGCGAAGATATTACCGATCCATACTTTGAAAGTTATCACTTTGTGATGATTCGggatagaatattgatcttcagcaaccgacatgctcgtaagaggtgactaacgggatcaggtcgTCATGGTCGCCGACTTGGTTCATCGTATCCTAacttgcgtaaatcgatgctcatattgctgatcactggagtgtctggtccagatgtgaTTGTTTACGGACTTCCGCTGTAAGAGTGGGTGTATTACTTacttgcggcgtaaaactacattcattgctcatgctgttggtcactggattgtctgggccagactaaattatttaccGACTGCTGTGATATTCTTGAGCaaggcttaaaactaaactcacacatttTGAGGAAAGTAATACAAAATCCTGCAGAAAATGACGGAACTTTTCTCGAACGAGCCACGACTGACGGATGTGAAATCCGATTGTCTGGGAaaacagcaaaaacaaaacGTGCATCTAGTTACAAACATTTAACTGAATAGTTTGTACAATACATGTGGTATTATTCACAGCCAAATTGAAGTTACGTGCTGAAATGctcatatatataattatatcaaTGAACTTGCTTTATCGGGGGTATGTGTGGTGTTTCGAATTTCGACCCCTACACCCTCCACACCCTCCTTTCCCACTTCTCATGGTAAAAGTATTGGATCCGTTAAATGCATTATGGGCTATTTTGCCAGAGACcaatatcaaacatattttcgtACACTCGAGCACGTGTCAGCAGTCGATATTCGGTGTAATGCCAGAAAATGGTAACTTGAAATATATGCTCAAGGGTTAATGCTTGTCAATGTTCATCGGTGCCGCAAAACTTTATATAACGGATAAACTGATTTATACAATGACTGCATGTAAAGACATCTACAGTTCCCAGTTGACATACATAACCCTAACTTTATCAATCCAACTTTGTCGCGCTGTTGACGGATCATATTTCATAGGCATTATTTAAACGAGGCACCGGCAAGATTGAGAGGCGGTGGAGATTTCCGGCACTTGAATTTGATTGTCAAGAGAATCACATAAACAAATGTCATCGTCGTGGGAGAATTGGGCAACTTCTTGCCTGACAACAGGAGCAGCCAAGCAGCAAGCATCTCATCACGCAGGGGTTTTCGGATTAGATGGTTCCGTATGGGGAGCGACAGACGAAGTCGCCAGAGAGGTAAGAATATGGCGCCACTGCCAGTGTTCACTTCTGTTCAAGTTTCAAAATTTGTATTCCTTATTTTCACTGAATGAAATATATCATGATATTCACAGGTGGATAATTATGGGTGAACGTGTGAATTATTTGTGGTGCAATTATTAGTTTGAGTCTTTGGAATTCCAAACATGAACTTAATTATTCTTTCGCAGGCGACATCTCAGGCTATTAAATTGCTTGTCAAACGGGATCACATAATGGTGGCTCTGTTGTTCGTTGTGTCAGCATATCGTAGTTCCCAGTACATGAACCACAGACCCGCACAGGGCCCAGTCACAGACGTGACACTGTTGTCACCACCCCTTTCGGTCGGTAGTTGCTGTCACTATGTCAGATCCAGTCAGCTTCGCCTTCATGTCTGGCCCATTAAGAAACTCTGAGTCATATTTGTGTTCCCATGTCTGGTGTGAGTAAACAAGGGCCAAATGTATGTTTGATTTGTCAGTCTTTGTCAGAAATAATGGTGAGAAGTTCATTTCAGCATTGAAATATTGCCTCACACATAACAAAAATGGTGTCTAGTTTAATGCAATGCACCTGTCCTTTCCATTTAGgatgtcatgtttgtttatgcacCAATCACAAACTAGCTAGGCTTAATCCTGTTGACAGAACTATTGTCAAGAAATGCAAGTGACTAGGGTGGAAAAAGTAGTTCTGAAAATGAGCCATGGTGTATAATCATGGAGTCATTATTGGTATTGTCACAATATTACATCTTCCATGTTTGTGGTGTGCTCCTCTCGGGTAGACACGTCTTAAATCCACAGATATTATTTTGTACCTACATAGGGGTCTGCTGAGCAAAACACTGCTATTGCTAtgattttcagtatattttagtAGTATTATAATGACAGAAATCTTCCTGCAGTATATCATTAGAACCTGAGCAGGTCTAATATCTTGCAATTTGTATTACCAAAAGACTtttgttagaatttgtcttcaacaTTTTATGCTTACCATAACAGCCTACTGAAAGGATCGTGTAATGAGACTTTGACCAGGTTTGTCCATAGCTGAAGATCATACTTGCATAAGTCGATATTCTTGATATCAGTCACGAAATATTTTGGGACagagttatttacagaccctcaTAATTACGCTGAGTTTCACAGGAAACCAACAATAGATGATACAGACAATTTGTAAATCTCGATTTACGAAACCATTCCAAAGACTTGGTTCATGTTTCAGATTCCAAAAGATTTTTTCATGACTGTGTCCA
This genomic stretch from Haliotis asinina isolate JCU_RB_2024 chromosome 4, JCU_Hal_asi_v2, whole genome shotgun sequence harbors:
- the LOC137281861 gene encoding general transcription factor IIF subunit 2-like, with amino-acid sequence MQNVEKAHETREVDLSAAPRGVWLVKVPKYLSERWQKAAGGSEVGKLRITRPKNQGQKPEVMFSSHESMLKAEPGQAPAPKDHKFVLTGVGVQNLVVMSQTPIFAKDGNGTTKEKVAERIAVEGKVLQRAECRPVADDTYNKLKRRHWEMQNKPKREVIQLSGVVQSYKPRSAFAMLDGEKRKKEESKRSRLDREKVQDMLFNAFEKHQYYNVKDLVKITNQPVPYLKEILKEICTYNMKAPHRNMWELKPEYRHYKEQNDS